The Acidobacteriota bacterium genome has a window encoding:
- a CDS encoding MFS transporter — protein MTNTAAPDGNSPRFTTIQWLICIIAAIGFAFDTYELLMLPLLIRPALEQLGGLQFGSPGYSHWRDLMFYVPAICGGIFGLLGGYLTDLLGRRRVLTWSILLYALSAFAAGFSTSLPMLLVLRSTKFIGVCVEFVAAVAWLAELFTEPKRREQILGWTQAFSSLGGFMVSLMALWIAKIAPALPAIHGGHDNWRYLLISGIIPALPLIIIRPFLPESPVWAEKKAAGTLRRPALGEIFKPAYKLTTLVAALLFACSLGAAFGAIQQLPQLVPALVPPTPGLPPPQRAQLVQSTVAGVQTLQELGGLAGRILLAFLAVRIASRQKLLRLFLLPGLVIVPLVFFFPAVSNLALLKWGIFFAGLCTVAQLSFWGNYLPRVYPVHLRGTGESFAANIGGRMIGTSAALLTTQLALQMPGTTPNVKLAYAAGGVALLVYAVALLASFWLPEPPKEELAE, from the coding sequence ATGACAAACACTGCTGCCCCTGATGGAAATTCGCCGCGTTTCACCACCATTCAATGGCTCATTTGCATCATCGCCGCCATTGGGTTTGCCTTTGACACGTATGAACTGCTGATGTTGCCATTGCTCATCCGACCTGCGTTGGAGCAACTGGGCGGCTTGCAATTCGGTTCGCCCGGCTACAGCCATTGGCGTGATTTGATGTTTTATGTGCCGGCGATTTGTGGCGGCATCTTTGGATTGTTGGGCGGCTATCTCACCGATCTGCTGGGCCGGCGGCGGGTGTTGACGTGGAGCATTTTACTATATGCCTTGTCGGCGTTTGCCGCCGGGTTTTCCACCTCTTTGCCGATGCTATTGGTTTTGCGCAGTACCAAATTTATCGGTGTTTGCGTCGAGTTCGTCGCCGCCGTCGCCTGGCTGGCCGAATTGTTTACTGAGCCGAAACGGCGCGAACAGATACTCGGCTGGACGCAGGCCTTCTCTTCGCTCGGCGGCTTTATGGTCAGCCTGATGGCGCTTTGGATTGCGAAAATCGCGCCTGCGCTGCCGGCGATTCACGGCGGGCATGACAATTGGCGCTACCTGCTGATTTCGGGAATCATTCCGGCGCTGCCGTTGATTATCATTCGGCCCTTCCTGCCCGAATCGCCGGTTTGGGCTGAAAAGAAAGCGGCGGGGACATTGCGGCGGCCTGCGTTGGGCGAAATCTTCAAACCGGCCTACAAGCTGACGACGCTGGTGGCGGCCTTGTTGTTCGCGTGCAGTCTGGGCGCGGCGTTCGGCGCGATTCAACAACTGCCGCAACTGGTGCCCGCGCTGGTGCCGCCGACGCCGGGCCTGCCGCCGCCGCAACGGGCGCAGCTTGTGCAATCCACCGTCGCGGGCGTGCAGACGTTGCAGGAACTGGGCGGTTTGGCGGGACGCATACTGCTGGCTTTTCTGGCGGTGCGCATCGCCTCGCGGCAAAAACTGTTGCGCTTGTTTTTGCTGCCGGGGTTGGTCATTGTACCGCTGGTATTTTTCTTCCCGGCGGTGAGCAACCTGGCGCTCTTGAAATGGGGCATCTTCTTCGCAGGTTTGTGCACGGTGGCGCAGTTGAGTTTTTGGGGCAATTACCTGCCTCGCGTTTATCCGGTACATTTACGCGGCACGGGCGAGAGCTTCGCCGCCAATATCGGCGGTCGTATGATCGGGACTTCGGCAGCATTGCTGACGACGCAATTGGCGCTACAAATGCCCGGTACCACACCGAATGTGAAATTGGCCTATGCGGCGGGCGGCGTGGCGTTGCTGGTTTATGCCGTGGCACTGCTGGCCAGTTTCTGGTTGCCGGAACCGCCGAAAGAAGAGTTGGCTGAGTAG
- a CDS encoding c-type cytochrome, giving the protein MKKMFAFLLIALAFAVAFMAAGRETGMNTVAAADAKAIYDTKCVKCHSADGKGLKSLAPPDFTDAKWQASRTDAQLKATILNGKETMPAFKGALPPADVAALVKLVRGFAPKATAAPKKK; this is encoded by the coding sequence ATGAAAAAGATGTTTGCTTTCTTGTTAATCGCGTTGGCGTTTGCCGTGGCTTTTATGGCCGCCGGACGTGAGACAGGCATGAATACGGTAGCGGCGGCGGATGCCAAGGCCATCTACGACACCAAGTGCGTCAAGTGTCACAGCGCGGATGGCAAAGGCCTCAAGAGCTTAGCGCCGCCCGATTTCACCGACGCCAAATGGCAGGCTTCGCGGACGGACGCGCAATTGAAAGCCACGATTTTGAATGGCAAGGAAACGATGCCGGCCTTCAAAGGCGCGCTTCCACCGGCTGATGTTGCGGCACTGGTCAAACTGGTGCGCGGCTTCGCGCCGAAAGCGACGGCGGCTCCGAAAAAGAAGTAA
- a CDS encoding MFS transporter, whose translation MSTKIRLQLSVMMFVQFFVWGAWYVTAPNYLGKIGFTAEDFGWTFAVGPIAGMISPFFVGMIADRFFAAQRVLGVMHLLGAVLMFLSTTLMTATHANPNTINLALFGYMLTYFPTLALTNTIAMKNMADSEKEFPLIRVFGTIGWIVAGFALSWLGWGTKINMFYLTAGAALVLGLFSFVLPHTPPTQSGPVSARQILGLDALVLLKNPSYLVFMICSFLICIPLAFYYQITSRVVEMMQFQNLAGFGSVATALGFGDVIGLVMAFGQISEIFFMVVMPLFFARLGVKWMLAVGMLAWVVRYGLFAFGAPAQVRWMIIAGIVLHGICYDFFFVTGQIYTDQIAPKEIRAQAQGMLVLFTLGLGMAIGANIAGRIEAMHTTPASKAKAQQIVSKSAELEQLRGKLATATMTENAALQTQIKQLEDEQTTLRRDELRAIEWQPLWGKPALFAAVILLIFLFFFKPRSAPSAGAYAD comes from the coding sequence ATGAGCACCAAGATTCGTCTGCAACTGTCGGTGATGATGTTTGTGCAGTTCTTTGTCTGGGGCGCGTGGTATGTGACCGCGCCCAATTATCTGGGCAAGATTGGATTTACCGCCGAAGACTTCGGCTGGACTTTCGCCGTGGGGCCGATTGCAGGCATGATTTCGCCGTTTTTTGTCGGCATGATCGCGGATCGTTTTTTTGCGGCGCAGCGCGTGCTGGGAGTCATGCACTTGCTGGGCGCGGTGCTGATGTTCCTGTCCACGACGCTGATGACGGCCACGCACGCGAATCCGAATACGATCAATCTGGCGCTGTTCGGCTACATGCTGACTTACTTTCCCACCTTGGCGCTGACCAATACGATTGCGATGAAAAACATGGCGGACTCGGAAAAAGAGTTTCCGCTGATTCGCGTCTTTGGCACCATCGGCTGGATTGTGGCGGGCTTTGCGTTGAGCTGGCTGGGCTGGGGCACCAAAATCAATATGTTTTATCTGACGGCAGGCGCGGCGCTGGTGCTCGGCTTATTCAGCTTTGTGCTGCCGCATACGCCACCGACGCAAAGCGGGCCGGTCTCAGCGCGGCAGATTCTCGGTTTGGATGCGCTCGTGCTGCTGAAGAATCCGAGCTATCTGGTGTTCATGATTTGTTCGTTCCTGATCTGCATTCCGCTGGCCTTTTATTATCAGATCACGAGCCGCGTGGTTGAGATGATGCAATTTCAAAATCTCGCGGGGTTTGGTTCGGTCGCGACGGCGCTGGGGTTTGGGGACGTGATCGGGCTGGTGATGGCCTTCGGGCAAATCTCCGAAATCTTTTTCATGGTCGTGATGCCGCTCTTTTTTGCGCGGCTGGGCGTGAAATGGATGCTGGCGGTGGGCATGCTGGCGTGGGTCGTGCGTTATGGACTCTTCGCGTTTGGCGCGCCCGCGCAAGTACGCTGGATGATTATCGCGGGCATTGTGCTGCACGGCATCTGCTATGACTTCTTCTTTGTGACGGGCCAGATTTACACCGATCAGATCGCCCCCAAAGAGATTCGCGCGCAGGCGCAGGGCATGCTGGTGCTCTTCACGCTGGGCCTGGGCATGGCCATCGGCGCGAACATCGCCGGACGCATCGAGGCTATGCATACGACGCCCGCGTCAAAAGCCAAGGCGCAACAAATCGTCAGTAAGAGCGCTGAGTTGGAACAGTTGCGCGGCAAACTGGCGACGGCCACGATGACTGAAAACGCGGCGCTGCAAACGCAGATCAAACAGCTTGAAGATGAGCAGACGACGTTGCGGCGCGACGAATTGCGCGCCATCGAATGGCAACCGCTCTGGGGTAAACCGGCGCTCTTTGCTGCCGTGATCCTGTTGATCTTTCTTTTCTTTTTCAAACCACGTAGCGCGCCATCCGCTGGCGCGTATGCCGATTAA
- a CDS encoding pre-peptidase C-terminal domain-containing protein codes for MQIPRRFTRRQVLCYSTLALCASLSVWLITPGWPVVAQSLQAQRRAPVVSGGKSKTRNLVNAPQQTTVPLTPGTPQTGTINGGTTSCVLSPTQYTIATTADTKRLLLSLSGNQDVDLYVRYNSPLVIQGGQLVFDYNSDSAETQEEIAVTPNVLPPLQTGTYYVGVVNCSISAASFTLTGTVSNGGGQITEELATDDSSADDAFVGSGFYYLNRLTPLQYPAQLQKIRLQLAPLQGLPNPTGASIRLLAFNLPTGAALPATLPTSLLLDRMVILPAITTLRFYDFDINELPVIREGDWYIGYQAPNPAAGVGIILDQSSVPQSRFLFSNSSGGPFQLDTEENAMIRAVVVSGSAPNAVASVSAASFSADALAASSIVAAFGAKLATGSASSTAQPLPTTLAGTTVKVRDSAGVERPAALFFVSPGQVNYLVPAGTANGTATVTVTSSDATVSTGTLNIVSVAPGLLAANANGQGIAAGVVLRVKADNSQVIEPLVTFDAAQNRFVAVPIDVSNAAEQVFAILFGTGFRNVGSIANVTVKLGGQDAAVNFAGAQGGLDGLDQLNVRVASSLAGRGELEVAFTAGGRNANVVKINVK; via the coding sequence ATGCAAATTCCTCGGCGTTTCACGCGACGACAAGTGCTGTGTTACAGCACGTTGGCATTATGCGCCAGCTTGAGCGTTTGGCTCATCACGCCTGGTTGGCCGGTCGTTGCGCAATCCCTGCAAGCGCAACGCCGCGCGCCCGTCGTCAGTGGCGGTAAATCCAAAACGCGCAACCTGGTGAATGCGCCTCAGCAAACAACCGTGCCGCTCACCCCCGGCACGCCGCAAACCGGCACGATCAACGGCGGCACCACGTCGTGTGTGCTCAGCCCAACGCAATACACCATCGCCACGACGGCAGACACCAAACGGCTGTTGTTGAGTTTAAGCGGGAATCAGGATGTGGATTTGTATGTGCGCTACAACAGCCCGCTGGTGATTCAAGGCGGGCAACTCGTCTTCGATTACAACTCCGACTCGGCGGAAACGCAGGAGGAAATTGCCGTGACGCCGAACGTTTTGCCGCCCTTGCAAACGGGCACGTATTACGTCGGCGTCGTCAATTGCAGCATCAGTGCCGCCAGCTTCACGCTGACCGGGACGGTTTCTAACGGCGGCGGGCAAATCACCGAAGAGTTAGCCACCGATGACAGTTCAGCGGACGATGCTTTCGTCGGCAGCGGGTTTTATTACCTCAATCGGCTGACGCCGCTGCAATACCCTGCGCAATTACAGAAAATTCGCCTACAGCTTGCGCCTTTGCAAGGCTTGCCCAATCCGACCGGCGCGTCCATTCGCTTGCTGGCGTTCAACCTGCCCACCGGCGCCGCGCTGCCCGCCACCTTACCCACATCCTTGTTGCTGGATCGTATGGTTATTCTGCCGGCCATCACGACGTTGCGCTTTTATGATTTCGACATCAACGAATTGCCCGTGATTCGCGAGGGCGATTGGTACATTGGTTATCAAGCGCCTAATCCCGCTGCGGGCGTGGGCATCATCCTCGATCAGTCCAGTGTGCCGCAGAGCCGTTTCTTATTTAGCAATTCGAGCGGCGGGCCGTTTCAGTTGGACACCGAAGAGAACGCCATGATTCGCGCCGTGGTCGTGTCGGGCAGCGCGCCGAATGCCGTGGCCAGCGTTTCAGCCGCCAGCTTCAGCGCCGACGCCCTCGCCGCCAGTTCCATCGTGGCCGCCTTTGGCGCGAAACTGGCTACTGGCAGCGCCAGTTCGACGGCGCAACCCTTGCCCACCACGTTGGCAGGCACGACGGTCAAGGTGCGTGACAGCGCGGGCGTCGAACGCCCGGCTGCGCTCTTTTTTGTCTCGCCCGGCCAAGTCAATTATCTGGTTCCGGCGGGCACGGCGAATGGTACCGCCACGGTCACCGTGACCAGCAGCGATGCCACGGTTTCGACCGGCACCCTCAACATTGTGAGCGTCGCGCCGGGCCTGCTGGCGGCCAACGCGAATGGTCAGGGCATTGCGGCGGGCGTGGTCTTGCGCGTCAAAGCCGATAATTCGCAAGTCATCGAACCGCTGGTCACGTTCGACGCAGCGCAGAATCGCTTTGTTGCCGTGCCGATTGATGTCAGCAATGCCGCCGAACAGGTCTTTGCTATCCTGTTTGGCACGGGCTTCCGCAATGTTGGGTCAATTGCAAATGTCACGGTGAAGCTGGGCGGCCAGGATGCCGCCGTGAATTTCGCCGGTGCACAGGGCGGGCTGGATGGGTTGGATCAACTCAACGTGCGCGTCGCCTCCAGCCTGGCTGGGCGTGGTGAACTGGAGGTTGCCTTTACAGCAGGCGGCCGCAACGCCAACGTCGTCAAGATCAATGTGAAGTAA
- a CDS encoding HAMP domain-containing protein, with translation MKTSTRLILMLTLTVSAVMAAATYYSLRLRAQALERAALDEVRAHAITLQLALEENYAAGRQDTAQRLINRLGENTGVTGVILFDRNGAVQLLSASLKQANLTDSDEARRVIAGHDDIPIRRRLNNVEVLSYIHPLIVQGERVGAMELTLPVAFVEAEIRQAGGDSLLILGLLCLVILSVVGVATRYNLTRPINLLLAGAEELGRGNLSHRVTIPHRGGEFAMLARAFNQMADSLAEQRRRAEREAYEKLELERRLRHHERLAAVGQLAAGVAHELGAPLQVIDGRAKQLQEQTEVSREKQQRNLGIIRTQADRITRMVRNLLNLARPYHPRPCAVDLRKVTTHTLETLETQTAQAGVQVEHQAKSAVMVSADAELLQQVFLNICLNALQAMPTGGLLRVTYDTEATPREGRNFMAVRVYDTGVGIATAHLETIFNPFFTTKEVGHNTGLGLAVSSRIVEEHGGWIEAANWQDGKAQGAVFAVYLPQPIEQAQGGDAPRPALLQEALH, from the coding sequence ATGAAGACAAGCACCCGGTTAATTCTGATGTTGACGCTGACCGTGAGCGCGGTCATGGCGGCGGCGACGTATTACTCGCTGCGCTTGCGGGCGCAGGCGTTGGAACGAGCAGCACTGGACGAAGTGCGCGCCCACGCCATCACTTTGCAACTGGCTCTCGAAGAAAACTATGCCGCCGGACGGCAAGACACCGCCCAACGTTTGATCAATCGCTTGGGCGAAAACACCGGCGTTACCGGCGTGATCCTGTTTGACCGCAATGGCGCGGTGCAACTGCTGTCAGCATCGCTGAAACAGGCCAACCTCACCGATTCTGATGAAGCCCGCCGCGTGATCGCGGGCCATGACGACATCCCCATTCGCCGCCGCCTCAATAACGTCGAAGTGCTTTCCTACATTCACCCGCTCATCGTGCAGGGCGAGCGCGTCGGCGCGATGGAGCTGACCTTGCCAGTGGCCTTCGTCGAAGCGGAAATCAGGCAGGCGGGCGGCGATTCGCTGCTGATTTTGGGATTGCTTTGCCTGGTGATCTTGTCAGTAGTGGGCGTGGCGACGCGTTACAACCTGACGCGTCCGATCAACCTGCTGCTGGCTGGCGCCGAAGAATTGGGGCGCGGCAATTTGTCGCACCGTGTGACCATTCCGCACCGCGGTGGCGAATTTGCGATGTTGGCCCGCGCCTTCAACCAAATGGCCGATTCGTTAGCCGAACAACGCCGTCGAGCCGAGCGCGAAGCCTACGAAAAACTCGAACTCGAACGCCGCTTGCGCCATCACGAAAGACTGGCGGCGGTGGGTCAACTGGCCGCCGGAGTCGCGCACGAACTGGGCGCGCCCTTGCAAGTCATTGATGGACGCGCCAAACAGTTGCAGGAGCAGACCGAGGTTTCGCGCGAAAAACAGCAGCGCAACTTGGGCATCATTCGCACGCAGGCCGACCGCATCACCCGGATGGTGCGCAACTTGCTGAACCTGGCGCGCCCTTATCATCCCCGGCCATGTGCGGTTGATTTGCGCAAAGTGACGACCCACACCTTGGAAACGCTCGAAACGCAAACAGCGCAAGCAGGTGTACAGGTCGAGCATCAGGCGAAATCGGCTGTGATGGTTTCCGCCGATGCCGAGTTATTGCAGCAGGTTTTCCTGAATATCTGTTTGAACGCCTTGCAGGCCATGCCCACGGGCGGCCTGTTGCGCGTGACTTATGACACCGAGGCTACGCCACGCGAAGGGCGTAATTTTATGGCAGTGCGGGTTTATGATACGGGTGTCGGCATCGCCACAGCTCATCTGGAGACAATCTTCAATCCATTTTTTACCACCAAAGAAGTCGGGCATAACACGGGGCTGGGGTTGGCGGTTTCGAGCCGCATCGTGGAAGAACACGGCGGTTGGATTGAAGCCGCCAATTGGCAGGATGGCAAAGCGCAGGGCGCAGTTTTCGCCGTCTATCTGCCGCAGCCAATTGAACAGGCACAAGGTGGCGACGCCCCGCGTCCGGCCTTATTGCAGGAGGCATTGCATTGA
- a CDS encoding sigma-54-dependent Fis family transcriptional regulator, with translation MALNQVRLLIAEDDPDLRDLLQDDLEDAGYETVLAVDGRAALAQVEREREFFDLLITDVNMPGLTGTELLAAMRQQRAEAPVVIITAFGSVEQAVEMVKAGAFQYLTKPFETVELLRVVDEALQQSATQRAQARLRRELPGAPPKIIGASRPMQELFKLMARAARGTSTVLITGESGTGKELVARSMHDMSGRRGQFVPVNCAAIPADLIESELFGHTGQAFTGAKQVRAGLFESAEGGSLLLDEIGELPLLMQPKLLRVLQEGRLRRVGSDQEKEFNVRIIAATNRDLEKEVQAGRFREDLFWRLNVIHLHIPPLRERPFDIPLLVEHFLNKLAKSAQTEPLNVTAEALAVLTAYAWPGNARELENAIERAVALAEGTNLAPHDLPERIRNSGQAAQMLTQARQQRMTLRELEREYILETLRLTDGNKSRAAELLGFDRRTLHRKLDEYRVEDPNFAL, from the coding sequence ATTGCATTGAATCAGGTGCGTTTGTTGATCGCCGAAGATGATCCAGACTTGCGCGATCTGTTGCAGGATGATCTGGAAGACGCCGGATACGAAACCGTCCTGGCCGTGGATGGCCGCGCGGCGCTGGCGCAGGTCGAACGTGAGCGCGAGTTTTTTGATTTGCTGATCACCGATGTGAATATGCCCGGTCTGACCGGCACCGAATTGCTGGCGGCCATGCGCCAGCAGCGCGCCGAAGCCCCCGTCGTCATCATCACCGCTTTCGGTTCGGTCGAGCAAGCCGTCGAGATGGTCAAAGCGGGTGCGTTCCAATACTTGACTAAGCCCTTCGAGACCGTCGAATTGTTGCGCGTGGTGGATGAAGCCTTGCAGCAAAGCGCGACGCAACGGGCCCAGGCGCGGCTGCGGCGCGAACTGCCCGGCGCGCCGCCAAAGATCATTGGCGCGTCCCGACCCATGCAGGAGCTATTCAAGCTGATGGCCCGCGCCGCGCGCGGCACGAGCACCGTGCTCATCACCGGCGAATCGGGAACGGGCAAGGAACTGGTCGCGCGTTCGATGCACGACATGTCGGGCCGGCGCGGGCAATTCGTGCCCGTCAATTGCGCCGCCATCCCAGCCGATTTGATCGAGTCCGAGCTTTTCGGCCACACGGGCCAAGCCTTTACCGGCGCGAAACAGGTGCGCGCCGGATTGTTCGAATCCGCCGAGGGCGGCTCGCTCTTGCTGGACGAAATCGGCGAATTGCCGCTGTTGATGCAGCCCAAACTGCTGCGCGTCTTACAGGAGGGCCGGCTGCGCCGCGTCGGTTCTGATCAAGAGAAGGAATTCAACGTGCGCATCATCGCCGCCACCAACCGCGACCTCGAAAAAGAAGTGCAAGCAGGCCGTTTCCGCGAAGACCTGTTCTGGCGCCTGAACGTCATTCACCTGCACATTCCGCCGTTGCGCGAACGTCCTTTCGATATTCCGCTGCTGGTCGAGCACTTCCTCAACAAGCTCGCCAAGTCGGCTCAAACCGAACCGCTCAACGTCACGGCGGAAGCGCTCGCTGTGCTCACCGCCTATGCTTGGCCGGGCAATGCGCGCGAATTGGAAAACGCCATCGAACGCGCCGTCGCACTCGCCGAAGGCACAAATCTCGCGCCGCATGATTTGCCCGAACGCATTCGCAACAGTGGCCAGGCCGCGCAAATGCTCACTCAGGCGCGCCAGCAACGAATGACGCTGCGCGAGTTGGAAAGGGAATACATTCTCGAAACGCTGCGCCTGACTGACGGCAACAAATCACGCGCGGCGGAATTGCTCGGCTTTGACCGCCGCACGCTGCATCGCAAGCTCGATGAATATCGCGTCGAAGACCCGAATTTCGCCTTGTGA
- a CDS encoding carbonic anhydrase gives MEKIVRGIHQFQTTHFSEHQELFAQLSHGQQPETLLITCSDSRIVPDLLTQTQPGELFVIRNAGNIIPPYGAANGGEGATIEFAVGALQVKHIVVMGHSHCGAMKGLLQPDSLTALPLVAAWLKHAEATRRVVLASYEGLSDIELLNAAIKENVLVQVDNLRTYPAIAARLAKGDLTLHAWIYEIESGRILAYDAAHTQYVPVSVAGVQPLATNRLKAEPKPAAFKAAAQ, from the coding sequence ATGGAAAAGATCGTTCGCGGAATTCACCAATTTCAAACCACACACTTCAGCGAGCATCAGGAACTGTTCGCCCAGCTTTCGCATGGGCAGCAGCCCGAAACGCTGCTCATCACCTGTTCCGATTCGCGCATCGTGCCCGATCTGTTGACGCAGACGCAGCCGGGCGAACTCTTTGTCATTCGCAATGCGGGCAACATCATTCCGCCCTATGGCGCGGCCAACGGCGGCGAGGGCGCGACGATTGAATTCGCCGTCGGCGCGCTCCAGGTCAAACACATCGTCGTGATGGGCCATTCGCATTGCGGCGCCATGAAAGGTTTGTTGCAGCCCGACAGTCTGACCGCGTTGCCGTTGGTCGCCGCTTGGCTGAAACACGCCGAAGCGACCCGCCGCGTCGTGCTGGCAAGTTACGAAGGGTTGAGCGACATCGAATTGCTCAACGCCGCGATCAAGGAAAACGTGCTGGTGCAAGTGGACAACCTGCGCACCTACCCGGCCATCGCTGCGCGCCTGGCAAAAGGCGATCTAACGTTGCACGCCTGGATTTATGAGATCGAGAGCGGGCGCATTCTGGCTTACGACGCCGCCCACACACAGTACGTGCCGGTTAGTGTGGCGGGCGTCCAACCCCTCGCTACCAATCGGCTGAAGGCAGAGCCGAAACCGGCGGCGTTTAAGGCGGCGGCGCAGTAA
- a CDS encoding universal stress protein, with the protein MKILIGVDDSNFSQAAVEAVARRSWAAGTEVKVVFAIEPPFTPEATVMGRAGNHYEIARRALDRAVSTLRGSDNHFELIGDIIEGAPKQVLLDEAEAWGADLLVVGSHGRRGLDRFLLGSVSQAVALHAPCSVEIVRVPLSQAALQTKAAGAEHYA; encoded by the coding sequence ATGAAAATTTTGATCGGAGTGGATGATTCCAATTTCAGTCAGGCCGCTGTCGAGGCGGTGGCCCGGCGTTCCTGGGCGGCGGGCACGGAAGTCAAAGTGGTCTTCGCCATCGAGCCGCCTTTCACGCCCGAAGCGACTGTCATGGGACGCGCGGGCAATCATTACGAAATTGCGCGGCGGGCGCTTGACCGCGCCGTGTCAACGCTGCGCGGCAGTGACAACCATTTTGAACTGATTGGTGACATCATCGAAGGCGCGCCGAAACAAGTGCTGTTGGACGAGGCTGAAGCGTGGGGCGCGGATTTGCTCGTGGTCGGTTCACACGGGCGGCGTGGGCTGGATCGTTTCCTGCTTGGCTCGGTTTCGCAAGCTGTGGCGTTGCACGCGCCGTGTTCGGTGGAAATTGTGCGCGTCCCCCTGTCACAAGCCGCATTACAAACGAAAGCGGCAGGAGCAGAGCATTATGCGTAA
- a CDS encoding VWA domain-containing protein, whose product MNQPRNRFSGKSAAVGLCLLLLPAGFTAPAALAQALPAALATPQGAAEAVRIKTEMVSLTVSVIDEEGRHFTGLDSKAFTVFENGVAQEVSFFSLADGPASVGIVFDFSNSMTGTRLAHARTALARFVQTSHPDDEYCLIGFNNRAQLLLERTRDAEALLRRADGLTPRGHTALYDAIALGLAQARQGRHAKRALVIISDGEDNHSRLGFNALRRLALEADARIYAIVISDFFSLRKPGERLSELATATGGSVHYPANAERMNEAFEQIALQLRQHYSLGYLPMNFSADGKWRKLKVKVAPPPDTPKLVVRSRAGYYANADRAARERGMAALDND is encoded by the coding sequence ATGAATCAACCGCGGAACCGTTTTTCAGGCAAATCGGCGGCGGTGGGGTTATGCCTGCTGTTATTGCCTGCGGGTTTCACTGCTCCGGCCGCACTGGCGCAAGCTTTGCCCGCCGCGCTGGCGACACCGCAAGGCGCGGCGGAGGCGGTTCGCATCAAGACGGAAATGGTCTCACTGACGGTAAGTGTCATTGATGAGGAGGGACGGCATTTCACCGGTCTGGACAGCAAAGCATTTACCGTCTTCGAGAATGGCGTCGCCCAGGAAGTGAGTTTTTTCAGCCTCGCCGACGGCCCGGCCTCGGTCGGCATCGTCTTTGATTTCTCGAATTCCATGACAGGCACGCGCCTCGCACACGCGCGAACGGCGCTCGCCCGTTTCGTCCAAACAAGTCACCCGGACGACGAGTATTGCTTGATCGGATTCAACAACAGGGCGCAATTGTTGTTAGAACGCACGCGCGACGCCGAAGCCTTGTTGCGCCGCGCTGACGGCCTGACGCCACGCGGCCATACCGCGCTTTACGATGCGATTGCGCTGGGACTAGCACAAGCTCGGCAAGGCCGCCACGCCAAACGGGCGCTCGTCATCATCAGCGATGGCGAAGACAATCATTCGCGGCTCGGCTTCAATGCATTGCGCCGCCTGGCGCTGGAAGCCGACGCCAGGATTTATGCCATCGTGATCAGCGATTTCTTTTCGCTGCGCAAACCCGGCGAACGACTGAGTGAACTGGCAACCGCGACGGGCGGCAGCGTTCACTATCCCGCCAATGCCGAACGAATGAACGAAGCCTTTGAGCAGATCGCGCTGCAACTGCGCCAGCACTATTCGCTCGGCTATCTGCCAATGAATTTCAGCGCCGACGGCAAATGGCGCAAGCTGAAAGTGAAAGTCGCGCCGCCGCCGGACACGCCCAAGCTGGTGGTACGCAGCCGCGCGGGCTATTACGCCAACGCTGACCGCGCAGCCCGTGAACGCGGTATGGCGGCGCTCGATAACGATTGA